The Buchnera aphidicola (Cavariella theobaldi) DNA window AAAATCTGTTGCATTTGGTATTTTTGAGGCAATGTCCAAGCAAAAAGCAGAATTGGGATTAATTTGTCAAAATAAAAAAATTATTAATAAAATAAAACCTTTAGTTCCAGATGTGCCATCTAATCTATTTTTTTCGTGTGATGTTTCAAATGATAATAGTATTAAAGAATTATTTTATAATGTGCGTAATGTATGGAAAAAATTTGATGGTTTCGTTCATGCCATTGCTTATTGTCCGCGAAAACAATTATCTGATAATTTCATAAATCATATTAATAAAGTTGATTTTAATATTACTAATGAAATTAGTGTATATAGTTTTTTAGCCATGATAAAAGAATGTAAAGATATGCTTAATAAAGATTCTTCTCTACTTACTTTAACTTCTATTGGTGCTCAGCAGGTTGTTTCTAATTATAATTTAATGGGTATAGCTAAAGCATCTTTAGAATCTAGTGTACGTTATATAGCTAGTATTTTAGGTAAATATTATATAAGAGTTAATGCTATTTCATGCGGACCTGTGAGAACTAGATCTTCTTATGTTATTAAAAATTTTAATCAATTCAAAAAAAATTGTAAATCCCGCGCATTTATTAAAAAAGATATTACTAGTTTAGACATTGGGAATATAGCATCATTTTTATCTTCTAATTTATCAAAAGGAATTACTGGTTCAATTATTTATGTAGATCATGGTTTTCACGCTAGTAGAAAGAATGGTCTAATATAATTTTTCTTATATTTTCTTCATGAAAAATTTTAAAAAAAACATTAACTATGCTAACTTATAAATAAGTTATATATTGAAACAATTGTTCAATTTATACAATTATTATTTTTTCTACTATGAAAATTAGGTTCTATTATTATGTTTCAAAATAATCCATTACTTGCACAGTTAAAGAAAAGTCTACATGCTAAAACCCCAAGAGCAGAAGGAATAGTGAAAAGCACGGAAAGAGGATTTGGATTTTTAGAAATTGACATGCAAAAAAGTTATTTTATACCTCCAAAAAATATGAAAAAAGTAATGCATGGAGATAGAATAATAGCAAAATTAAAAATTGAAAAAGATCGTGAAATTGCAGAACCAGAAAAATTAATTGAACCATTTTTAAGAAGATTTGTTGGTAAAATTGAAATCAAAGATAATAAATGTTTTATCATACCTGATTATCCTTTTCTGAAAGATTTAATAATATGCAATGCTAATAAAATACTTTTGGACAATTTACGAACTGGAGACTGGGTTGAAGCTCAATTGATCAAACATAAATTAAAAGGAGATCAAATATTTTATGCAGAATTAATTAAAAAAATTGCAAAAAAAAATGATTCTATGGTGCCATGGTTAGTTACTTTAGCACGACATAATCTTGATAAAAAACAACCTTCTGTACAAAAAAATGATATTTCTTTTCAGGATACTTCTAATCGAAAAGATTTA harbors:
- a CDS encoding enoyl-ACP reductase, coding for MGFLKGKKILISGISNEKSVAFGIFEAMSKQKAELGLICQNKKIINKIKPLVPDVPSNLFFSCDVSNDNSIKELFYNVRNVWKKFDGFVHAIAYCPRKQLSDNFINHINKVDFNITNEISVYSFLAMIKECKDMLNKDSSLLTLTSIGAQQVVSNYNLMGIAKASLESSVRYIASILGKYYIRVNAISCGPVRTRSSYVIKNFNQFKKNCKSRAFIKKDITSLDIGNIASFLSSNLSKGITGSIIYVDHGFHASRKNGLI